In a single window of the Bacillus mycoides genome:
- a CDS encoding SagB/ThcOx family dehydrogenase, with translation MSEQIYYWSPIKHWEKLHNEILIGETRFTGVLSEWFPEFYFFTQKGVKISELVEHFSLGNVEETQKTVELMIKNRVLVSNILHPREVFSTQEKIFPNPYSNQIRFSKEDLDKYMSEQLNRTHHAVRSTEIQLETTNELPTIIKERRSCRQFDMKKHISFLEFSQFISTLKQVRKEHIYYHYASAGGLYPIDIFIYIKPKRIEGMKAGFYYYNPAKNCLVIVNNIDQVIKSDHELINQDLFTQSAFSVYLVYNANASIPKYGSDGYLFACIESGIITATLNMVAETLNLGVCSVGHMKFEEIQQFLCLDNHQVFLHGLEVGLKINE, from the coding sequence ATGAGCGAGCAAATTTATTACTGGTCTCCTATTAAGCATTGGGAGAAGTTGCATAATGAAATTTTGATAGGAGAAACAAGATTTACAGGCGTTTTGTCTGAGTGGTTTCCTGAGTTTTATTTTTTTACTCAAAAAGGTGTGAAAATTAGTGAACTAGTAGAGCACTTTTCGTTAGGAAATGTAGAAGAGACACAAAAAACAGTAGAGCTTATGATAAAAAATCGTGTGTTAGTAAGTAACATATTACACCCAAGAGAAGTATTTTCCACACAAGAAAAGATTTTTCCGAATCCATATAGCAACCAGATTCGCTTTTCTAAAGAAGATTTAGATAAGTATATGAGTGAACAATTGAATCGAACACACCATGCTGTGCGGTCAACCGAAATTCAACTTGAAACAACAAATGAGTTACCCACTATAATCAAGGAACGTAGGTCTTGTCGCCAATTTGATATGAAAAAACATATTAGTTTTTTAGAATTTTCCCAATTCATATCAACTCTAAAACAGGTTAGGAAAGAACATATATACTATCATTACGCAAGTGCAGGCGGACTCTACCCTATTGATATCTTTATTTATATAAAACCAAAACGTATAGAAGGTATGAAAGCTGGGTTTTATTATTATAACCCAGCAAAAAACTGTCTTGTGATTGTAAATAATATTGATCAAGTAATCAAAAGTGATCATGAGTTAATTAACCAAGATTTATTTACTCAGTCTGCCTTTTCAGTTTATTTGGTTTATAATGCGAACGCTTCCATCCCGAAATACGGTTCAGATGGATATTTATTTGCTTGTATTGAGTCTGGTATTATCACTGCTACCTTAAATATGGTGGCTGAGACATTGAATTTAGGCGTTTGTTCAGTTGGTCATATGAAATTTGAAGAGATTCAGCAATTTTTATGTTTGGATAACCATCAAGTATTTCTCCATGGGCTTGAAGTTGGCTTGAAAATTAACGAATAG
- the pulA gene encoding type I pullulanase: MQITKKLINKSFLLLTIIVMLSSVFSFQSVKAVSNSKTTEVIIHYKEKSGNTKDWNLWVWGENANGKSYEFTGEDEFGKYAKIKIDGDYNRVGFIVRTNEWEKDGGDHWVENIRDGRAEVWILSGDEKVYDSKPSSDLSIQKATIDSFNEITVTTNVPFNSKEQKIEIEGVKIKGISPYDKNSGDITNKVKIITEQKIDLKQTYKVKIANLADANTEIGKVIRSEEFDNLFYYGGNDLGNIYTPQHTKFRLWAPTASEAKLVTYKKWSDKIGTEINMKQGEKGTWKAELKGNQKGLFYTYKVKIGDKWTEAVDPYVRAASVNGDKGAVVDLEETNPKKWKANKKPKFKNPEDAIIYELHVRDLSIQPESGIKQKGKYLGVTEKGTKGPEGVKTGLDHMKDLGVTHVQFLPIFDYASVNEENLNEPQYNWGYDPENFNVPEGSYSTNPFEPTVRITELKQMIQTLHDNNLRVVMDVVYNHMYNAAESNFHKLVPGYYYRYNEDGTLANGTGVGNDTASERKMMRKFMVDSVTYWAKEYNLDGFRFDLMGIHDYETMNEIRKAVNQIDPSIILHGEGWDLNTPLAAELKANQKNAEKMKGIAHFNDNIRDGLKGSVFEEKENGFVNGKQNMEDRIKKGITAGIDYDTNSSTYQDPEQVLTYVEAHDNHTLWDKLELTNSGDSEEMRKQMHKLSSSILLTSQGIPFLHAGQEFMRTKYGDHNSYKSPDSINQMDWLRRAAFNNEVEYMKGLIDLRKKYPAFRMTSAEQIKKYVAFIDVPKNVVAYTIDGKGSGNKSEYFMVAHNANREAVDITLPSKGPWKVLVNENQAGSKTLYVVHDNKIKVPALSSLVLKTEKPIK; encoded by the coding sequence GTGCAAATTACAAAAAAATTAATTAACAAATCGTTTTTATTACTTACCATAATCGTTATGTTATCATCTGTTTTCTCTTTTCAGAGTGTGAAGGCAGTTTCAAATTCGAAAACAACTGAAGTTATCATTCATTACAAAGAGAAATCTGGAAATACAAAAGACTGGAATCTTTGGGTATGGGGAGAAAATGCAAACGGTAAATCTTATGAATTTACTGGTGAAGATGAATTTGGAAAATACGCTAAGATAAAAATAGATGGTGACTATAATCGTGTAGGGTTTATAGTTCGTACCAATGAATGGGAAAAAGATGGAGGTGATCACTGGGTTGAAAATATAAGGGATGGTCGTGCTGAAGTATGGATCCTTTCGGGTGATGAAAAAGTATATGATTCTAAGCCTTCTTCGGATCTCTCAATTCAAAAAGCTACTATTGATAGTTTTAATGAAATTACTGTAACGACTAATGTTCCGTTTAATAGTAAGGAACAGAAAATTGAAATTGAAGGCGTTAAAATTAAGGGAATTAGTCCTTATGATAAAAATAGTGGAGATATTACTAATAAGGTTAAAATAATTACGGAACAGAAAATTGATTTAAAACAAACATACAAAGTTAAAATAGCAAACTTAGCTGATGCGAATACTGAAATCGGTAAAGTCATTCGTAGCGAGGAATTTGATAATTTATTTTATTATGGTGGTAATGATTTAGGGAATATATATACTCCGCAACATACAAAGTTCCGTTTATGGGCTCCTACTGCGAGTGAAGCGAAGTTAGTTACATATAAAAAATGGAGCGATAAAATAGGTACTGAAATAAACATGAAACAAGGTGAAAAGGGAACTTGGAAAGCAGAACTTAAAGGGAACCAAAAAGGTCTCTTTTATACGTATAAGGTGAAAATTGGGGATAAGTGGACTGAAGCGGTTGATCCGTATGTGCGTGCTGCTTCTGTAAATGGAGATAAAGGTGCAGTTGTTGATTTAGAAGAAACAAATCCGAAAAAATGGAAAGCAAACAAAAAACCGAAATTTAAAAATCCGGAAGATGCTATTATTTATGAATTGCATGTACGCGATCTTTCCATCCAACCTGAAAGTGGTATTAAGCAAAAAGGAAAATATTTAGGTGTAACAGAAAAAGGAACAAAAGGGCCTGAAGGTGTAAAAACAGGACTTGATCATATGAAAGATCTTGGTGTTACTCACGTTCAGTTTTTACCGATATTTGATTATGCTTCAGTAAATGAAGAGAATTTAAATGAACCACAATATAACTGGGGATATGACCCGGAAAATTTCAACGTCCCAGAGGGCTCCTATTCTACAAATCCTTTTGAGCCAACTGTTCGAATAACTGAATTAAAGCAAATGATTCAAACATTGCATGATAATAATCTTCGTGTTGTGATGGACGTAGTATATAACCATATGTATAATGCCGCTGAATCAAATTTTCATAAGTTAGTTCCAGGTTACTATTATCGTTACAATGAAGACGGAACATTAGCAAATGGAACTGGAGTAGGGAATGATACCGCTTCAGAACGAAAGATGATGAGAAAATTTATGGTAGATTCCGTCACATACTGGGCAAAAGAATACAATTTAGATGGGTTCCGTTTTGATTTAATGGGTATTCATGATTATGAAACGATGAATGAGATACGTAAAGCTGTTAATCAAATTGATCCTTCTATTATTCTGCATGGAGAAGGCTGGGATTTAAATACACCTCTTGCAGCTGAATTGAAAGCAAATCAAAAAAATGCGGAGAAAATGAAAGGGATTGCTCATTTTAACGATAATATTCGTGATGGATTGAAAGGTAGTGTATTTGAGGAGAAAGAAAATGGTTTTGTAAATGGAAAGCAAAACATGGAAGACCGTATTAAAAAAGGCATTACAGCCGGTATTGACTATGATACAAATTCGTCTACTTATCAAGATCCGGAGCAGGTGCTAACTTATGTGGAAGCACATGACAATCATACTTTATGGGATAAACTTGAGTTGACTAATTCAGGTGACAGTGAAGAAATGCGAAAACAAATGCATAAATTATCTTCTTCTATTTTATTAACATCACAAGGTATTCCATTCTTACATGCAGGACAAGAGTTTATGCGCACAAAATATGGTGATCATAATAGTTACAAATCTCCTGATTCTATTAACCAGATGGATTGGTTACGCCGTGCAGCATTTAATAATGAAGTAGAGTATATGAAGGGCTTAATAGATTTACGAAAAAAATACCCAGCTTTTCGTATGACTTCTGCAGAGCAAATTAAAAAGTATGTAGCTTTTATCGATGTTCCCAAAAATGTTGTAGCTTATACAATAGATGGAAAGGGAAGTGGGAATAAAAGCGAATACTTTATGGTGGCTCACAATGCAAATAGGGAAGCCGTTGACATAACACTTCCATCGAAAGGTCCATGGAAAGTGCTAGTAAACGAGAATCAGGCGGGAAGTAAAACACTTTACGTTGTCCATGACAATAAAATTAAAGTTCCTGCATTAAGTTCACTAGTTTTAAAAACAGAGAAACCGATTAAATAA
- a CDS encoding M4 family metallopeptidase, whose translation MKNTKTLTKVALTTGLALTAVAPYGIGHAEETDQLQVQIQEDSFRSGELTQPSQKTPENVVKDALKEKAEQALSPNQVNGETGVDYKVLQKRGSYDGTTLVRMQQTYEGKEVYGHQLTAHVDNNGVIKSVSGDSAQNLKQEELKKPINLSKDEAKQYIYTKYGNDIKFISEPEVKEVIFVDENNGQASNAYQVTFEAATPNYVSGTYLVNAQNGDMLKNMVQESNLKASEKLVGALKESKKSSLTSLTGTGKDDLGISRSFGISKQSNGKYALADYTRGQGIETYDVNYRDITKEESYYPGTLATSTSTTFNDPKAVSAHYLATKVFDFYKDKYKRNSFDNKGQKVVSVVHAWDSEDTNDPKNWQNALSANNGSMLVYGDPIVKAYDVAGHEFTHAVTSSESNLEYYGEPGAINEALSDIMGTSIEKYVNNGSFNWTMGEQTGSVFRDMENPASVPSSLGVPYPDDYSEFNDFNGWDQGGVHFNSSIINKVAYLIAKGGTHNGVTVKGIGEDKMFDIFYYANTDELNMTSNFKELKSACIRVATNKYGANTAEVQAVQKAFDAAKIK comes from the coding sequence ATGAAAAACACAAAGACATTAACTAAAGTAGCATTAACAACAGGATTAGCTTTAACAGCTGTGGCACCATACGGAATAGGTCATGCAGAGGAAACAGATCAACTTCAAGTTCAAATTCAGGAGGACTCATTCCGTTCAGGTGAACTTACACAACCGTCACAAAAAACACCAGAGAATGTAGTAAAAGATGCTCTTAAGGAGAAAGCTGAACAAGCTCTTTCTCCAAATCAAGTCAATGGAGAAACAGGAGTAGATTATAAAGTTCTTCAAAAACGTGGTTCGTATGATGGAACAACACTTGTGCGTATGCAGCAAACATACGAAGGAAAAGAAGTATATGGCCATCAATTAACTGCACACGTAGATAATAACGGTGTTATTAAAAGTGTTTCAGGCGATAGCGCGCAAAATTTAAAACAAGAAGAATTGAAAAAGCCTATTAATCTATCAAAAGATGAAGCGAAACAATATATTTATACGAAATACGGGAACGATATCAAGTTTATTTCTGAGCCAGAAGTTAAGGAAGTTATTTTTGTTGATGAAAATAATGGACAAGCTAGCAATGCATATCAAGTTACATTTGAAGCGGCAACACCAAACTATGTTTCTGGAACTTATTTAGTAAATGCACAAAATGGTGATATGTTAAAAAATATGGTACAAGAATCTAACTTAAAAGCAAGTGAAAAACTAGTTGGAGCTTTAAAGGAAAGTAAAAAAAGTAGTCTTACATCATTAACTGGAACAGGAAAAGATGATTTAGGTATATCTCGTTCATTTGGTATTTCTAAACAAAGTAATGGTAAATATGCACTTGCTGATTATACAAGAGGGCAAGGAATTGAAACATATGATGTGAATTACAGAGATATTACTAAAGAAGAAAGCTATTATCCTGGTACACTAGCAACCAGCACTTCAACAACATTTAACGATCCAAAAGCAGTAAGTGCTCATTATTTAGCAACAAAGGTATTTGATTTTTATAAAGATAAATATAAGCGTAATAGTTTTGATAATAAGGGACAAAAGGTAGTTTCAGTTGTACATGCTTGGGATTCTGAAGATACGAACGATCCGAAAAATTGGCAAAATGCATTAAGTGCTAATAATGGAAGTATGCTTGTATATGGCGATCCTATTGTCAAGGCATATGACGTAGCTGGACATGAATTTACACATGCTGTTACTTCTAGCGAATCTAATCTTGAATATTACGGTGAACCTGGTGCGATTAATGAAGCGCTATCTGATATTATGGGAACATCTATTGAGAAATACGTAAATAATGGAAGCTTTAACTGGACAATGGGAGAACAAACTGGATCTGTTTTCCGTGATATGGAAAACCCAGCTTCTGTTCCATCTTCACTTGGAGTACCTTATCCAGATGATTACAGTGAATTTAACGATTTTAATGGATGGGATCAAGGCGGCGTTCATTTTAATTCAAGTATTATTAATAAAGTTGCGTATCTCATTGCAAAAGGTGGAACTCATAACGGAGTAACTGTTAAAGGAATTGGTGAAGATAAAATGTTTGATATTTTCTATTATGCAAATACAGATGAATTAAACATGACATCTAATTTCAAAGAATTGAAATCAGCATGTATTCGAGTGGCAACTAATAAATATGGGGCGAATACAGCTGAAGTTCAAGCAGTGCAAAAAGCATTTGATGCAGCAAAAATTAAGTAA
- a CDS encoding bifunctional metallophosphatase/5'-nucleotidase, producing the protein MQKMKWKNYVCNFIILMLLVTAVTVKPAISKAEESNVNITLLGTADIHGRFMPWDYALDGANMSGSLTQLYTVIKKVRQENPNTILVDAGDTIQGNSVELFNDKPQSPMMVAMNTMGYDAWAFGNHEFNFGLDTLKKVSEQYKGKTLAGNIYKENGERFLPAYTIVEKGGIKVGIIGMNTPMISDFEKGTDHLDGLVVKNPVEETKKAIKELEDKVDVMVGVMHMGLENENGIPGTGVQDIANACPELSAIFAAHMHKLVKKEVVNGVIITEPDKYGTHISRIDLTFTKQDGKLVLKDKTATAIPVKNADGTTVLSDSTLEETLTPFHEYARGDANVVVAQLKGRNLVPENEIKGIPSVQIQETPLSDFFHEVMLHYSKADVVAHQIDNDYARLDIGPIKKKDIAYNYQYALGEITVYKITGKDLKDYMEWAAGYFNSSRAGDVTVSFDKNRRASKYSTNDFFGGVKYEIDLTKPYGSRITNLRSIRTNKPIKMSDVMTLGMNAYRMEALQAKGGALEGRKFEQTWSSKQENAFGETGGTIRNLAITYLKEVKNGVYTPKVMHNWKITGVDTHSSEHKAVVDLVNKGILEIPKTEDGKYTNIASINTKDSITKEEIVALSQKANINPNQFNHVKRKGEFYKKLSRIIK; encoded by the coding sequence ATGCAAAAAATGAAATGGAAGAACTATGTATGCAATTTTATTATTCTTATGCTTCTTGTAACAGCAGTAACAGTCAAACCAGCTATTTCTAAGGCTGAGGAATCTAATGTTAATATTACATTGTTAGGTACTGCAGATATTCATGGTAGATTTATGCCTTGGGATTATGCGCTTGATGGAGCAAATATGAGTGGAAGTTTGACGCAGCTTTATACGGTTATAAAGAAGGTACGTCAAGAAAATCCAAATACCATATTAGTAGATGCCGGGGATACAATTCAAGGAAACTCAGTAGAATTATTCAACGATAAGCCACAATCGCCAATGATGGTAGCAATGAATACAATGGGATATGACGCCTGGGCATTTGGAAATCATGAATTCAACTTTGGATTAGATACATTGAAAAAAGTTAGTGAGCAATACAAGGGAAAGACGTTAGCAGGAAATATTTATAAGGAAAATGGAGAGCGTTTTCTTCCTGCATATACGATTGTTGAAAAAGGTGGAATTAAAGTCGGGATTATTGGTATGAATACACCAATGATTAGTGATTTTGAAAAAGGGACAGATCATTTGGATGGTTTAGTAGTGAAAAATCCAGTAGAAGAGACAAAAAAGGCTATTAAAGAATTAGAAGATAAAGTAGATGTAATGGTAGGGGTTATGCATATGGGACTAGAAAATGAGAATGGAATCCCAGGTACTGGTGTTCAAGATATTGCGAATGCTTGTCCGGAACTAAGCGCTATTTTTGCGGCTCATATGCATAAACTTGTAAAAAAAGAAGTTGTAAATGGCGTAATTATTACAGAACCAGATAAATACGGAACGCATATTTCACGTATTGACCTTACTTTTACAAAGCAAGATGGGAAGCTTGTTTTAAAAGATAAAACAGCTACCGCTATACCTGTAAAAAATGCTGATGGAACTACAGTATTATCTGATTCTACACTTGAAGAAACACTAACACCTTTTCATGAGTATGCGAGAGGAGATGCAAATGTTGTAGTCGCCCAATTAAAGGGTAGAAACCTTGTTCCTGAAAATGAAATAAAGGGTATTCCAAGTGTGCAGATTCAAGAGACACCTTTATCAGATTTCTTTCATGAAGTCATGCTCCATTACAGTAAGGCGGATGTAGTAGCCCATCAAATTGATAATGATTATGCCCGTTTGGATATAGGTCCTATAAAGAAGAAAGATATTGCTTATAATTATCAATATGCTTTGGGAGAAATTACAGTATATAAGATAACTGGAAAAGATTTAAAAGACTATATGGAATGGGCAGCAGGATATTTTAACTCATCTCGTGCCGGAGATGTAACAGTTAGCTTTGATAAAAATCGTCGTGCGTCTAAATACAGTACGAACGATTTCTTTGGAGGCGTAAAATACGAAATTGACTTAACAAAACCATATGGTAGTAGAATTACAAATTTACGCTCTATTCGTACAAATAAACCAATCAAAATGAGCGATGTTATGACGCTAGGAATGAATGCGTATAGAATGGAGGCTCTTCAGGCAAAAGGGGGAGCTTTAGAGGGACGTAAATTTGAACAAACTTGGTCATCTAAACAAGAGAATGCATTCGGAGAAACAGGTGGAACCATTCGTAACCTTGCTATTACATATTTAAAAGAGGTAAAGAACGGTGTATACACGCCAAAAGTTATGCATAATTGGAAAATTACTGGTGTAGATACACATTCTTCAGAGCATAAGGCTGTAGTTGATCTTGTAAATAAAGGGATTTTAGAAATCCCAAAAACAGAAGATGGAAAATATACAAATATAGCATCTATAAATACTAAAGATTCAATTACAAAAGAAGAGATTGTAGCACTCTCACAAAAAGCTAATATTAATCCAAATCAGTTTAATCATGTAAAAAGAAAAGGTGAATTTTACAAAAAACTTAGTAGGATAATTAAATAA
- a CDS encoding DinB family protein: MNTFVNDTFYETRNQLFEEITLLSDAQFNRKPDKDKWSIAQVCHHLVLLDERVITVISSGLKKMDSILNERKEIHTILLDRSIKFIAPEMIEPSIEPFEVQQMVDLLNDSRKELMRFLSTIEDESILAKKSVTHPALGELLLDQWIELIYLHEQRHIEQIKEIKLLCGVEK; this comes from the coding sequence ATGAATACATTTGTAAATGACACGTTTTATGAAACTAGAAATCAATTATTTGAGGAAATTACTTTGTTAAGTGATGCTCAATTTAATAGGAAACCAGATAAGGATAAATGGAGTATAGCACAAGTTTGTCATCACTTAGTTTTATTAGATGAGAGAGTTATAACAGTTATTTCATCGGGATTAAAAAAGATGGATAGTATCTTAAATGAGCGTAAAGAAATTCACACTATTTTATTAGATAGATCGATAAAATTTATAGCCCCAGAAATGATTGAACCAAGTATAGAACCATTTGAAGTGCAGCAAATGGTTGATTTGTTAAACGACTCTAGAAAAGAATTGATGCGTTTCCTGAGTACAATAGAAGATGAATCTATATTAGCGAAAAAATCAGTGACGCATCCAGCTCTTGGAGAATTACTTCTTGATCAGTGGATAGAACTGATCTATTTGCATGAACAGCGTCATATAGAACAAATTAAAGAGATAAAATTGCTTTGTGGAGTTGAAAAGTAA
- the secY gene encoding preprotein translocase subunit SecY yields the protein MFRTISNFMRVAEIRNKILFTLAMLIVFRIGTFIPVPHTNAEVLKVQDQANVLGMLNVFGGGALQHFSIFAVGITPYITASIIVQLLQMDVVPKFTEWAKQGEMGRKKSAQFTRYFTIILAFIQSIGMSYGFNNIAGGQLITDQSWTTYLFIATVLTAGTAFLLWLGEQITANGVGNGISMIIFAGLVAAIPNVANQIYLQQFQNAGDQLFMHIIKMVLIGLVILAIVVGVIYIQQAVRKIPIQYAKAVSGNNQYQGAKNTHLPLKVNSAGVIPVIFASAFLMTPRTIAQLFPDSSVSKWIIANLDFAHPFGMTLYVGLIVAFTYFYAFIQVNPEQMAENLKKQNGYVPGIRPGKSTEQYVTKILYRLTFIGAIFLGAISILPLVFTKIATLPPSAQIGGTSLLIIVGVALETMKTLESQLVKRHYKGFIKKVN from the coding sequence ATGTTTCGTACGATTTCAAATTTCATGAGAGTAGCTGAGATAAGAAACAAAATTCTTTTTACACTAGCGATGCTAATTGTTTTTCGAATTGGCACGTTTATTCCAGTTCCTCATACTAACGCAGAGGTATTAAAAGTACAAGATCAAGCCAACGTTTTAGGTATGCTGAACGTATTTGGCGGAGGAGCACTGCAACACTTCTCAATCTTTGCTGTAGGTATCACACCATATATTACAGCTTCTATCATTGTACAATTACTACAAATGGACGTTGTACCTAAATTTACAGAATGGGCAAAGCAAGGAGAAATGGGCCGTAAGAAATCAGCTCAATTTACTCGCTACTTTACAATCATTCTCGCATTCATACAATCCATTGGGATGTCTTATGGTTTTAATAATATAGCAGGTGGACAATTAATTACAGATCAAAGCTGGACTACATACTTATTTATTGCGACAGTTTTAACTGCTGGTACTGCATTTTTACTTTGGTTAGGTGAACAAATTACCGCTAATGGCGTTGGTAATGGAATCTCAATGATTATCTTCGCAGGACTTGTTGCGGCGATTCCGAATGTCGCTAATCAAATTTATTTGCAACAATTCCAAAACGCAGGCGATCAGTTATTTATGCACATAATAAAAATGGTTTTAATTGGACTCGTAATTTTAGCGATAGTTGTTGGTGTTATTTACATTCAACAAGCTGTTCGAAAAATACCGATTCAATATGCAAAAGCTGTTTCAGGAAACAATCAATATCAAGGAGCAAAAAATACTCATTTACCTCTTAAAGTAAATAGTGCAGGTGTAATTCCTGTTATCTTTGCTTCAGCCTTTTTAATGACGCCGCGTACAATTGCGCAGCTCTTCCCTGATTCAAGCGTATCTAAATGGATAATTGCGAATCTTGATTTTGCACATCCATTTGGAATGACACTATATGTGGGTCTTATCGTTGCCTTCACATATTTCTACGCGTTTATTCAAGTAAATCCTGAACAAATGGCTGAGAATTTGAAAAAGCAAAACGGATATGTCCCGGGTATTCGCCCAGGTAAATCTACAGAACAGTATGTAACAAAAATTTTATACCGTTTAACATTTATCGGTGCGATTTTCTTAGGAGCAATTTCAATATTACCACTTGTATTTACAAAAATCGCTACATTACCACCATCTGCTCAAATCGGTGGTACAAGTTTACTAATCATCGTAGGTGTTGCATTAGAAACGATGAAGACGTTAGAAAGTCAACTTGTGAAGCGTCATTATAAAGGTTTTATAAAAAAAGTGAATTAA
- a CDS encoding TetR/AcrR family transcriptional regulator, whose protein sequence is MEEQTNTITSRRSRPAKEPLSKEIIVKTAYDLLESEGISGLSMRKIAKVLDTGPSSLYVYVKNADELRAYVLDYGLGKIEITDEKNEPWKKELFTLVHSYFRILFDSSGMAELALMTIPIGPNSLALTEQILRQLHEGGVNARASAWGVDILLLYAASVAYEQTARKEKGTTLDPIRASYEALDTARYPMIVSLKEDMLSGGEERFRWGLEVVLQGILHTQ, encoded by the coding sequence ATGGAAGAGCAAACGAATACAATTACTAGTCGTCGTTCACGACCAGCAAAAGAACCGTTAAGTAAGGAAATCATTGTTAAGACTGCTTATGACCTATTAGAGTCTGAAGGTATTTCTGGCCTTAGTATGCGTAAAATTGCAAAAGTATTAGATACAGGTCCGTCTTCTTTATATGTATACGTAAAAAATGCTGATGAATTAAGAGCGTATGTATTAGATTATGGTCTAGGGAAAATTGAAATAACAGATGAGAAAAATGAACCATGGAAAAAAGAACTATTTACACTTGTACATTCATATTTTCGAATTTTATTCGACTCTTCTGGAATGGCAGAATTAGCTTTAATGACAATTCCAATTGGGCCAAATTCTTTAGCCCTTACTGAACAGATTTTGCGTCAATTACATGAAGGTGGAGTTAATGCAAGAGCATCAGCATGGGGAGTAGATATTTTACTGTTATATGCTGCTTCGGTCGCATATGAACAAACAGCTCGCAAAGAAAAAGGTACCACTCTTGACCCAATTCGTGCTTCGTATGAGGCTTTAGATACAGCAAGGTATCCAATGATTGTAAGTCTAAAAGAAGATATGTTATCTGGTGGAGAAGAACGATTCCGCTGGGGATTAGAAGTTGTTTTGCAAGGTATTTTACATACGCAATAA
- a CDS encoding FAD-dependent oxidoreductase — MMERKNKGEKRIAIIGAGPGGLTLARILQKHGLKCVVYERETSPWIRQQGGSLDIHHDSGQEALKEAGLLEQFNKLARYEGEDFRLCDKNGKIYLDEVADPNCGDRPEIDRGTLRELLLNSVDPQCIHWGYNLTKAIPVENGIHELHFENGHVDTVDLVVAADGAFSRIRPLVTNSIPQYTGISMVELNLKNVTKNHPQMAKFNRRGKVFALAEHKGILAQLNGDDSIRVYLSFRTDKKWLDNCGIPFKNLEEAKHQLLQYFEDWDETLKNYIRCADGAIFPRRIYMLPVGLTWKSKPGVTLIGDAAHLMSPFAGEGVNLAMRDAAELALSIVKHDNLNEAIENYEEKMYDYSSQSAEVSNDNLEICFSEDATMKMYNLMNQLHEQQ; from the coding sequence ATGATGGAAAGAAAAAATAAAGGAGAAAAACGTATTGCAATTATAGGTGCTGGACCAGGAGGTTTAACATTAGCTCGTATATTACAGAAACATGGTTTAAAATGTGTCGTATATGAAAGAGAAACATCACCATGGATTCGGCAACAAGGAGGTTCATTAGATATTCATCATGATTCCGGACAAGAGGCGCTTAAAGAAGCAGGATTGTTAGAACAATTTAATAAACTTGCTAGATATGAGGGAGAAGATTTTCGTTTATGTGATAAGAACGGGAAAATATATTTAGATGAAGTAGCGGATCCTAATTGCGGAGATCGTCCAGAAATTGATCGAGGCACTTTACGTGAGTTACTTTTAAATTCTGTTGATCCGCAATGTATACATTGGGGCTATAACTTAACAAAAGCCATTCCTGTAGAAAATGGTATACATGAACTTCATTTTGAAAATGGACATGTAGACACTGTTGATTTAGTGGTAGCAGCAGATGGTGCCTTCTCTCGAATTCGTCCACTTGTCACAAATTCTATACCGCAATATACTGGTATTAGCATGGTAGAATTGAATTTGAAAAATGTAACGAAAAATCATCCTCAGATGGCGAAATTTAATCGACGTGGCAAAGTATTTGCACTTGCGGAGCATAAAGGAATTCTTGCGCAATTAAATGGAGATGACAGTATTCGCGTGTATTTAAGTTTTAGAACAGATAAAAAATGGCTTGATAATTGTGGAATTCCATTTAAAAATTTAGAAGAAGCAAAACATCAACTTCTACAATATTTCGAAGACTGGGATGAAACACTTAAAAATTATATTAGATGTGCAGATGGTGCGATTTTTCCTAGACGAATTTATATGTTACCTGTTGGACTAACTTGGAAAAGTAAGCCTGGTGTTACTTTAATTGGTGATGCTGCACATTTAATGTCTCCATTTGCTGGAGAAGGTGTGAATCTAGCGATGCGTGATGCGGCAGAACTTGCATTATCTATTGTAAAACATGATAATTTGAACGAGGCAATTGAAAATTACGAAGAAAAAATGTACGATTATTCTTCTCAATCCGCTGAAGTGTCAAATGATAATCTTGAGATTTGTTTCTCGGAGGATGCTACTATGAAAATGTATAATCTTATGAATCAACTTCATGAGCAACAATAA